A single Natranaerobius thermophilus JW/NM-WN-LF DNA region contains:
- a CDS encoding GNAT family N-acetyltransferase, with protein MAVSCQSLGKVYLRPPKMADLVYYQKWWQEPLSNYLDLGRQNSKPSSKAVADFKKQVKTRYVPGWFTIVMWDDFFKEIPVGYIRYRQVEWKKRRTEIAIRLGRDHWGKEIGQVAIGELLAYLFFEKGLEEAWLKVASFNQRAIRLYEKCGFIETGKMMDSEYPELTWKIMSIHKTKFARLSP; from the coding sequence ATGGCAGTTTCATGTCAATCCCTAGGTAAAGTTTATTTAAGACCCCCAAAAATGGCCGACCTTGTTTATTATCAAAAGTGGTGGCAAGAACCTTTGTCAAATTATTTAGACTTAGGTAGGCAAAATAGTAAACCTTCCAGTAAAGCTGTTGCTGACTTCAAGAAACAGGTTAAAACACGTTATGTACCTGGTTGGTTTACCATTGTTATGTGGGATGATTTTTTTAAAGAAATTCCTGTAGGTTATATCAGGTATAGACAAGTTGAATGGAAAAAGCGGCGCACTGAAATAGCTATTAGACTAGGGCGCGATCATTGGGGCAAAGAAATAGGGCAAGTTGCTATTGGCGAGTTATTAGCTTATTTATTTTTCGAAAAAGGTCTAGAAGAAGCCTGGTTAAAAGTGGCATCTTTTAATCAAAGAGCTATTAGATTATATGAAAAATGTGGCTTTATAGAAACAGGGAAGATGATGGATTCGGAATATCCCGAGTTAACCTGGAAGATTATGAGCATTCATAAAACTAAATTTGCTAGATTGTCACCATAA